From the Coffea eugenioides isolate CCC68of chromosome 1, Ceug_1.0, whole genome shotgun sequence genome, the window CACTCCTTTGTCAACCCCTTTTACTTCTCCAGATCTTTACAGTCCCAGAAATTAACTAGATCTCATACGAAACCAAAACAAAACTCCACCCATCATTCCCGTTTCCTCACTCAATTGTACTTGGGTCTCCTTTTTATTACTTGTACTTTCTGCAGATCTTCCAGCAAAAAGCGGTTTGTAAATCAGTCAATCAATCAACAATGTCCACATTCCACATTTTCACCCTCGCTCTTCTCGTACTGCTCTTCAACTCCCCACTCTCTTTCTCTGTAGATCCGCCGCAAACTTCACCCAGCCCGTCGCCAGACCACGGTGCTGACGTCCCAAGTCTGGAGCCCAAGAAATCACCGTCGCCGTCTGTGAACTCCCCTCCTGCCCCACCGCCAGATTTGGCTCCGGAGTCTTCCCCTTCGCCTGCTCCCACTCCGGCTAATTCTACTGAGCCCTTGAAGAAGTCTCCTGCACCGTCGCCGTCTGAGGCCGGCGATG encodes:
- the LOC113763748 gene encoding pectinesterase inhibitor 10-like encodes the protein MSTFHIFTLALLVLLFNSPLSFSVDPPQTSPSPSPDHGADVPSLEPKKSPSPSVNSPPAPPPDLAPESSPSPAPTPANSTEPLKKSPAPSPSEAGDVSHADSSDIEAEGESSEGMSRGKKAGIAIGVAAGVCIVGIGALVYKKRQQNIQRAQFGYAARRELL